In Streptomyces sp. NBC_01717, one DNA window encodes the following:
- a CDS encoding OFA family MFS transporter, which translates to MTTTDISAHVPFREVTDRNGRVYRLGESDRDIMRRPRWTMVLFPWIGMMGISSSEYAFTSAEETLHDAHLWASGHIFWLMGVWIFFQAAVAFPAGQLRESGRLPAKSAMMLGALGTLLGYLSLAYAPHVIVAYFGFGMFSGIGAGLVYATCVNMVGKWYPERKGGKTGMVNGGFAYGSVPFVFLFTSYMDLSNYQGVLVSVGVICCAAVAVAGWFFKDPPKNWWPDHVDPLKVSDDPRIVRSLAKNPPSAKQYTPREAARTPVLWMMWFCLLCTAGINIFGIAMQVPFGKEMGFAGGIVATAMSLKAIVNGTGRGVIGWISDRYGRRNTLIIVCLVLGSAQFGVFFSGDIGSMPFFLFCSMVSGFGGGAIFPLFAAMTADYFGENNNASNYGMVYSSKLISGLVGSGVGALVVGAWGYGGAFALAGSIGLASAVLAVFLRAPGRPSAKRIEPNPYPISRDIS; encoded by the coding sequence ATGACAACGACAGACATCTCCGCACACGTCCCGTTCAGGGAGGTGACGGACCGCAACGGCCGCGTGTACCGGCTCGGTGAGAGTGACCGGGACATCATGCGGAGACCGCGCTGGACCATGGTGTTGTTCCCATGGATCGGCATGATGGGCATCAGCTCGTCGGAGTACGCGTTCACCTCCGCCGAGGAGACCTTGCACGACGCGCACCTGTGGGCCAGCGGCCACATCTTCTGGCTGATGGGGGTCTGGATCTTCTTCCAGGCAGCTGTCGCCTTCCCGGCCGGTCAGCTCCGTGAGAGCGGGCGGCTGCCGGCCAAGAGCGCGATGATGCTCGGAGCGCTGGGCACCCTGCTCGGCTATCTCTCGCTGGCGTACGCGCCGCATGTCATCGTCGCCTACTTCGGCTTCGGCATGTTCAGCGGTATCGGCGCCGGACTCGTCTACGCGACGTGCGTGAACATGGTCGGCAAGTGGTACCCGGAGCGCAAGGGCGGCAAGACCGGCATGGTCAACGGCGGTTTCGCCTATGGCTCGGTGCCGTTCGTGTTCCTCTTCACCTCGTACATGGATCTGTCCAACTACCAGGGTGTACTGGTCTCCGTCGGGGTCATCTGCTGTGCGGCCGTCGCGGTCGCCGGCTGGTTCTTCAAGGACCCGCCGAAGAACTGGTGGCCCGATCACGTCGACCCGCTGAAGGTCTCGGACGACCCGAGGATCGTGCGTTCGCTGGCCAAGAACCCGCCGTCGGCAAAGCAGTACACCCCGCGTGAGGCGGCCCGGACCCCGGTGCTGTGGATGATGTGGTTCTGCCTGCTCTGCACGGCGGGCATCAACATCTTCGGTATCGCCATGCAGGTGCCGTTCGGCAAGGAGATGGGGTTCGCCGGCGGCATCGTGGCCACGGCCATGTCGCTCAAGGCGATCGTGAACGGGACCGGCCGGGGTGTCATCGGCTGGATCTCCGACCGGTACGGACGCCGCAACACACTGATCATCGTCTGTCTGGTCCTGGGATCCGCACAGTTCGGGGTGTTCTTCTCCGGCGACATCGGCTCGATGCCGTTCTTCCTGTTCTGCTCGATGGTCTCCGGCTTCGGTGGCGGCGCCATCTTCCCGCTGTTCGCGGCGATGACCGCGGACTACTTCGGTGAGAACAACAACGCCTCGAACTACGGAATGGTCTACAGCTCGAAGCTGATCTCCGGCCTGGTCGGCTCCGGTGTCGGCGCCCTCGTGGTCGGTGCCTGGGGCTACGGCGGTGCCTTCGCCCTGGCAGGCAGCATCGGTCTCGCCTCCGCCGTGCTGGCGGTGTTCCTACGGGCACCGGGCCGCCCGAGCGCCAAGCGCATCGAACCCAATCCGTACCCGATCAGCCGGGATATCTCCTGA
- a CDS encoding acetate--CoA ligase family protein translates to MAESQDRETVRALLDSVRAAGRSALTAPEGKIVADAYGIAVPGEELAQDADEAVAFADRLGGPVVLKIVSPDVLHKTDAGGVVVGVEGGAQVRAAFQRIIENVQAYAPHARIDGVQVQQLVPPGQEVIVGAVTDPTFGKVVAFGLGGVLVEVLKDITFRLAPVTADEALSMLDSIGAAEILRGVRGAPPVDRWALAEQIRRVSQLVTDFPEIAEVDLNPVIAAPDGAVAADIRILLATETVKQRRTYPREEILASMRRLMEPRSVAVIGASNEQGKIGNSVMRNLIDGGFSGEIHPVNPRADDILGRKAYRSVADVPGEVDVAVFAIPAQFVASALEEVGRKGIPNAVLIPSGFAETGEQALQDEIVAIGERYGVRLLGPNIYGYYSTWQDLCATFCTPYDVKGGVALTSQSGGIGMAILGFARSTKTGVSAIVGLGNKSDIDEDDLLTWFGEDPNTTCIAMHLEDLKDGRAFVEAARATVPKKPIVVLKAGRTSAGAKAAGSHTGALAGDDAVYDDILRQAGVIRAPGLNDMLEYARALPVLPTPRGDNVVIITGAGGSGVLLSDAIVDNGLSLMEIPPDLDAAFKAFIPPFGAAGNPIDITGGEPPSTYEATIRLGMEDPRIHALVLGYWHTIVTPPMVFAELTARVVAEFRERGIEKPVVASLAGDTEVEEASQYLFEHGVVAYPYTTEKPVAVLGAKYRWARAAGLLDGDR, encoded by the coding sequence ATGGCCGAATCACAGGACCGCGAGACCGTAAGGGCGTTGCTCGACTCCGTCCGGGCCGCCGGACGCAGTGCGCTCACCGCACCGGAGGGCAAGATCGTCGCCGATGCGTACGGGATCGCCGTGCCGGGCGAGGAGCTGGCGCAGGACGCCGACGAGGCCGTGGCCTTCGCGGACCGGCTCGGCGGGCCGGTCGTGCTGAAGATCGTCTCCCCCGATGTGCTGCACAAGACGGATGCCGGCGGTGTCGTCGTCGGGGTGGAGGGCGGCGCTCAGGTGCGTGCCGCGTTCCAACGCATCATCGAGAACGTGCAGGCGTACGCGCCCCACGCGCGGATCGACGGTGTGCAGGTGCAGCAACTGGTGCCGCCCGGCCAGGAGGTCATCGTCGGCGCGGTCACCGACCCGACGTTCGGGAAGGTCGTGGCCTTCGGGCTCGGCGGTGTGCTCGTGGAGGTGCTCAAGGACATCACCTTCCGCCTGGCCCCGGTCACTGCGGACGAGGCGCTGTCGATGCTCGACTCGATCGGCGCGGCCGAGATCCTGCGCGGGGTGCGGGGTGCGCCGCCGGTGGACCGGTGGGCGCTGGCCGAGCAGATCCGGCGGGTCTCCCAGCTGGTCACGGATTTCCCGGAGATCGCCGAGGTCGACCTCAATCCGGTCATCGCCGCTCCGGACGGTGCGGTCGCGGCGGACATCCGGATCCTGCTGGCGACGGAGACGGTCAAGCAGAGGCGTACCTACCCGCGCGAGGAGATCCTCGCATCGATGCGCCGGCTGATGGAGCCCCGCTCGGTCGCCGTGATCGGCGCCTCCAACGAGCAGGGCAAGATCGGCAATTCGGTGATGCGCAACCTCATCGACGGCGGCTTCTCCGGGGAGATCCATCCGGTGAACCCCCGGGCCGATGACATTCTGGGCCGCAAGGCGTACAGGAGTGTCGCGGACGTTCCCGGTGAGGTGGATGTGGCGGTCTTCGCGATCCCCGCCCAGTTCGTTGCATCGGCGCTGGAAGAGGTGGGGCGCAAGGGGATACCCAATGCGGTCCTCATCCCCTCCGGATTCGCCGAGACCGGTGAACAGGCGCTGCAGGACGAGATCGTGGCGATCGGCGAGCGGTACGGCGTACGGCTGCTCGGGCCGAACATCTACGGCTACTACTCGACGTGGCAGGACCTCTGCGCCACCTTCTGCACCCCGTACGACGTGAAGGGCGGGGTGGCGCTGACCTCGCAGTCCGGTGGTATAGGCATGGCCATTCTCGGCTTCGCCCGTTCGACGAAGACCGGTGTGTCGGCGATCGTCGGGCTCGGCAACAAGTCCGACATCGACGAGGACGACCTGCTGACCTGGTTCGGCGAGGACCCGAACACCACGTGCATCGCGATGCACCTCGAGGATCTCAAGGACGGGCGCGCGTTCGTCGAGGCGGCGCGTGCGACCGTACCGAAGAAGCCGATCGTGGTGCTGAAGGCCGGCCGTACCAGCGCCGGCGCGAAGGCAGCGGGTTCGCACACCGGTGCGCTGGCGGGCGACGACGCCGTGTACGACGACATCCTGCGCCAGGCGGGGGTGATCAGGGCGCCGGGGCTGAACGACATGCTGGAGTACGCGCGGGCGCTGCCCGTGCTGCCGACGCCCAGGGGCGACAACGTGGTCATCATCACGGGAGCGGGCGGCTCGGGCGTGCTGTTGTCGGACGCGATCGTCGACAACGGGCTCTCCCTCATGGAGATTCCGCCGGATCTGGACGCGGCGTTCAAGGCGTTCATTCCGCCGTTCGGTGCGGCCGGCAACCCGATCGACATCACGGGCGGCGAGCCGCCGTCCACGTACGAGGCAACGATCCGTCTCGGTATGGAGGACCCCCGCATCCATGCGCTGGTCCTCGGCTACTGGCACACGATCGTCACTCCCCCGATGGTCTTCGCCGAGCTGACCGCGCGGGTGGTCGCGGAGTTCCGCGAGCGCGGGATCGAGAAGCCCGTGGTGGCGTCGCTGGCCGGCGACACCGAGGTGGAGGAGGCCTCCCAGTACCTCTTCGAGCACGGCGTCGTCGCTTACCCGTACACGACGGAGAAGCCGGTGGCCGTGCTGGGCGCCAAGTACCGATGGGCCCGTGCGGCCGGTCTGTTGGACGGTGACCGATGA
- a CDS encoding thiamine pyrophosphate-binding protein, translating into MAEDSQELISGGHLVAKALKAEGVERIYTLCGGHIIDIYDGCVDEGIEVVDVRHEQVAAHAADGYARITGKPGCAVVTAGPGTTDAVTGVANALRAESPMLLIGGQGAHSQHKMGSLQDLPHVEMMAPISKFAATVPDTARVADMVSMAFRECYHGAPGPSFLEIPRDVLDAKVPVAKARVPEAGQYRASTRTAGDPAAVEKLADLLVHAEKPAILLGSQVWTTRATDDAIELVRTLNVPAYMNGAGRGTLPPGDPHHFQLSRRYAFSNADLIVIVGTPFDFRMGYGKRLAPDATVVQIDLDYRTVGKNRDIDLGIVGDAGMVLKAVTEAASGRLNGGAVKRKAWLEELRAAEQTAIEKRLPGLKSDASPIHPYRLVSEINEFLTEDSIYIGDGGDIVTFSGQVVQPKSPGHWMDPGPLGTLGVGVPFVLAAKQARPDKEVVALFGDGAFSLTGWDFETLVRYNLPFVGIVGNNSSMNQIRYGQKAKYGDARERVGNTLGDVHYDKFAQMLGGYGEEVRDPADIAPALQRARESGLPSLINVWVDPDAYAPGTMNQTMYK; encoded by the coding sequence ATGGCCGAGGACAGCCAGGAACTCATTTCCGGCGGGCACCTGGTCGCCAAGGCGTTGAAGGCCGAGGGGGTGGAGCGCATCTACACCCTGTGCGGCGGGCACATCATCGACATCTACGACGGTTGCGTCGACGAGGGCATCGAAGTCGTCGACGTACGCCATGAACAGGTCGCCGCGCATGCCGCCGACGGCTACGCACGGATCACCGGCAAGCCGGGATGCGCCGTCGTCACCGCCGGACCGGGGACCACGGACGCGGTGACAGGGGTCGCGAACGCCCTCCGCGCCGAGTCCCCCATGCTGCTGATAGGCGGTCAGGGAGCGCACAGCCAGCACAAGATGGGTTCGCTCCAGGACCTGCCGCATGTCGAGATGATGGCGCCCATCTCCAAGTTCGCCGCCACCGTGCCGGACACCGCCCGCGTCGCCGACATGGTGTCCATGGCCTTCCGAGAGTGCTACCACGGGGCACCCGGGCCTTCCTTCCTGGAGATCCCGCGCGATGTGCTCGACGCCAAGGTGCCGGTGGCGAAGGCCCGGGTGCCGGAGGCCGGGCAGTACCGGGCCTCGACCCGCACGGCCGGTGACCCAGCAGCCGTCGAGAAGCTCGCCGATCTCCTTGTGCACGCCGAGAAGCCGGCGATCCTGCTGGGCAGTCAGGTGTGGACGACCCGGGCGACGGACGACGCCATCGAGCTCGTAAGGACGCTCAATGTCCCCGCCTACATGAACGGGGCCGGCCGCGGCACGCTGCCGCCCGGCGATCCGCATCACTTCCAGCTGTCGCGGCGGTACGCCTTCTCCAACGCCGATCTGATCGTGATCGTGGGTACACCGTTCGACTTCCGGATGGGCTACGGCAAGCGGCTCGCCCCCGACGCCACCGTCGTGCAGATCGACCTCGACTACCGCACCGTCGGCAAGAACCGGGACATCGACCTCGGGATCGTCGGCGATGCGGGGATGGTCCTGAAGGCGGTCACGGAAGCGGCGAGCGGGCGGCTCAACGGGGGTGCGGTCAAGCGCAAGGCGTGGCTGGAGGAGCTGCGTGCCGCCGAACAGACCGCGATCGAGAAGCGGCTGCCCGGTCTGAAGTCGGATGCCTCGCCGATCCACCCGTACCGGCTGGTCAGCGAGATCAATGAATTCCTCACCGAGGACTCGATCTACATCGGGGACGGCGGCGACATCGTCACCTTCTCCGGTCAGGTCGTCCAGCCGAAGTCGCCCGGCCACTGGATGGACCCGGGGCCGCTGGGCACGCTCGGCGTCGGGGTGCCGTTCGTGCTGGCTGCGAAGCAGGCCCGGCCCGACAAGGAGGTCGTGGCGCTCTTCGGCGACGGTGCGTTCTCCCTGACCGGATGGGACTTCGAGACGCTGGTCCGCTACAACCTCCCGTTCGTCGGGATCGTCGGCAACAACTCCTCGATGAACCAGATCCGTTACGGCCAGAAGGCGAAGTACGGCGACGCGCGCGAGCGGGTCGGCAACACCCTGGGCGACGTGCACTACGACAAGTTCGCCCAGATGCTGGGTGGTTACGGCGAGGAGGTCCGCGACCCCGCCGACATCGCGCCGGCACTTCAGCGAGCCCGGGAGTCAGGACTGCCGTCGCTGATCAACGTCTGGGTCGACCCCGACGCGTACGCCCCCGGAACCATGAACCAGACCATGTACAAGTAG
- a CDS encoding aldehyde dehydrogenase family protein, whose protein sequence is MAPTPPTSADAPTLTLKPGTAWSDAWQRCLTTAPEAFQADRVLNLWAASWQQEGHPLPATSPVDGSPIAGPPRLDAPTAQQAVRASLDQHRAWRHIPLPERSARVSATLDALTEHRELLALLLVWEIGKPWRLAQADVDRAIDGVRWYVDNIDRLLADRTPLPGPVSNIASWNYPMSVLVHAMLVQALAGNAVIAKTPTDGGVACLTLACALAAREGIPLTLLSGSGSELSAPLVRSPEIGCVSFVGGRDTGARIAIEVADLGKRHILEQEGLNTWGIWNFTDWPSLTAVIPKLFDYGKQRCTAYPRFVVQRSAFDEFLSAYLPAVRSLRTGHPLAVPDPTAPLPTLDFGPLINAAKAKELADQVAEAIDRGAIPLHRGSTADAQFLPGQDTSAYLQPVTLLNPPPSSPLHHAEPFGPVDTIVLVDTEAELLAAMNASNGALVATLSTDDPATYERLAPQIRAFKTGHGKPRSRGDRDELFGGFGASWRGAFVGGELLVRAVTDGPAGERLPGNFPDYHLMP, encoded by the coding sequence ATGGCACCGACCCCACCCACCAGCGCCGACGCCCCCACCCTCACCCTCAAACCAGGCACCGCCTGGTCGGACGCCTGGCAACGCTGCCTCACCACCGCCCCCGAGGCCTTCCAGGCCGACCGTGTCCTCAACCTCTGGGCTGCGTCCTGGCAGCAGGAGGGCCACCCCCTGCCCGCCACCAGCCCCGTCGACGGCAGCCCCATCGCCGGCCCGCCCCGACTGGACGCCCCGACCGCCCAACAGGCGGTCCGGGCCTCCCTCGACCAGCACCGCGCCTGGCGTCACATCCCGCTCCCCGAGCGCAGCGCCCGCGTTTCCGCCACCCTCGACGCGCTCACCGAGCACCGGGAACTTCTCGCGCTCCTCCTCGTCTGGGAGATCGGCAAACCCTGGCGCCTCGCCCAGGCGGACGTGGACCGCGCGATCGACGGTGTCCGCTGGTACGTCGACAACATCGACCGCCTCCTCGCCGACCGCACCCCGCTCCCCGGCCCGGTCTCGAACATCGCCAGCTGGAACTACCCCATGTCCGTGCTGGTCCACGCGATGCTCGTACAGGCCCTGGCCGGCAACGCGGTCATCGCCAAGACCCCGACCGACGGCGGCGTCGCCTGTCTCACCCTGGCCTGCGCCCTCGCCGCCCGCGAGGGCATCCCGCTCACCCTCCTCAGCGGCAGCGGAAGCGAACTCTCCGCGCCTCTCGTCCGCTCGCCCGAGATCGGCTGCGTCTCCTTCGTCGGCGGCCGGGACACCGGGGCCCGTATCGCCATCGAAGTCGCCGACCTCGGCAAGCGGCACATCCTCGAACAGGAGGGTCTCAACACCTGGGGCATCTGGAACTTCACGGACTGGCCGTCCCTGACGGCCGTCATCCCGAAGCTCTTCGACTACGGCAAGCAGCGGTGCACCGCGTACCCCCGCTTCGTCGTCCAGCGCAGCGCGTTCGACGAGTTCCTGTCGGCCTACCTCCCCGCCGTCCGCTCACTCCGCACCGGCCACCCCCTGGCGGTGCCGGACCCGACAGCCCCCCTCCCCACCCTGGACTTCGGCCCGCTGATCAACGCGGCGAAGGCCAAGGAACTGGCCGATCAGGTGGCGGAGGCCATCGACCGGGGCGCGATCCCCCTCCACCGAGGATCGACGGCCGACGCACAGTTCCTCCCGGGTCAGGACACCAGCGCGTACCTCCAACCCGTCACGCTCCTCAACCCGCCCCCGTCCTCCCCGCTCCACCACGCGGAACCGTTCGGCCCGGTCGACACGATCGTCCTCGTCGACACGGAGGCGGAACTCCTCGCCGCCATGAACGCCTCGAACGGCGCCCTGGTGGCCACGCTCTCGACCGACGACCCGGCAACGTACGAGCGCCTGGCCCCACAGATCCGCGCGTTCAAGACCGGCCACGGCAAACCCCGCTCCCGAGGCGACCGGGACGAGCTCTTCGGCGGCTTCGGCGCGTCCTGGCGCGGCGCCTTCGTGGGGGGCGAACTGCTGGTCAGGGCGGTGACGGACGGCCCGGCAGGGGAGCGCCTGCCCGGCAACTTCCCGGACTACCACCTGATGCCGTGA
- the sucD gene encoding succinate--CoA ligase subunit alpha, translating to MAIFLTKESKVLVQGMTGAEGMKHTRRMLAAGTRIVGGVNPRKAGRKVDLDGTEIPVFGSVREGMDATGADVTVVFVPPPFAKAAVIEAADAGIGLAVVITEGIPVHDAVAFHAHARTRGTRIIGPNCPGVITPGQSNAGIIPADIAPGPGRIGLVSKSGTLTYQLMHELRDIGFTSAVGIGGDPVIGTTHIDCLTAFENDPDTELIVLIGEIGGDAEERAAAYVTQHITKPVIGYIAGFTAPEGKTMGHAGAIVSGSSGTAEAKQKALEAAGVPVGATPTETARLVRQKLGIPSPSDSSASSGTRSQAGRFSPSGD from the coding sequence ATGGCCATATTTCTCACCAAGGAGAGCAAGGTCCTCGTCCAGGGGATGACCGGTGCCGAGGGCATGAAGCACACCCGCAGAATGCTCGCGGCGGGCACCCGGATCGTAGGCGGCGTCAACCCGCGCAAGGCGGGCCGGAAGGTCGACCTCGACGGCACCGAGATCCCCGTCTTCGGCTCCGTACGCGAAGGAATGGACGCCACCGGAGCGGACGTCACGGTGGTCTTCGTCCCGCCACCCTTCGCCAAGGCGGCCGTCATCGAAGCCGCCGACGCCGGCATCGGCCTGGCAGTGGTCATCACCGAAGGGATCCCGGTCCACGACGCGGTGGCCTTCCACGCCCACGCCCGTACCCGTGGCACCCGCATCATCGGCCCCAACTGCCCCGGCGTGATCACCCCCGGCCAGTCCAACGCGGGCATCATCCCGGCCGACATCGCGCCCGGGCCGGGGCGGATCGGCCTGGTCTCGAAGTCCGGCACGCTGACGTACCAACTGATGCACGAACTGCGCGACATCGGCTTCACATCGGCAGTGGGCATCGGCGGCGACCCGGTCATCGGCACCACGCACATCGACTGCCTGACGGCTTTCGAGAACGACCCGGACACGGAACTCATCGTCCTCATCGGCGAGATCGGCGGCGACGCGGAGGAACGAGCGGCGGCGTATGTCACTCAGCACATCACCAAGCCGGTGATCGGTTACATCGCGGGCTTCACGGCCCCCGAGGGCAAGACGATGGGCCACGCGGGTGCCATCGTCTCGGGCTCGTCGGGCACGGCGGAGGCAAAACAGAAGGCGCTGGAAGCGGCAGGCGTACCGGTCGGCGCCACACCGACGGAGACGGCCAGGCTGGTACGGCAGAAGCTGGGGATACCCAGCCCGTCGGACTCATCCGCCTCATCGGGCACACGCAGCCAGGCGGGCAGGTTCAGCCCGTCCGGCGATTGA
- the sucC gene encoding ADP-forming succinate--CoA ligase subunit beta: MDLYEHQARQLFAEHGIAVPEAEVIDRAADAKEAAGRLGGRVVVKAQVKTGGRGKAGGVKIAADPAAAELTARQILGMDIKGHTVRTVMLAQPVDIEAEFYVSYVLDRTTGTFLAIASAEGGMEIEEVAATRPEAVARIPIDPVEGVTERRAAQIAAAAALPPEAAPVLQRLWQVLTREDALLVEVNPLVRTVDGRILALDGKVTLDDNALFRQSRWGTESDDPHGDPLETAAAAKGLNYVRLDGEVGIIGNGAGLVMSTLDVVAGCGARPANFLDIGGGASAGIMADGLSVILSDPAVKSVFVNVFGGITSCDAVADGIVQALRSVLLTKPLVVRLDGNNAVRGRAILDAHAHPLVEQATTMDGAARRAAQLADAA; the protein is encoded by the coding sequence ATGGATCTGTACGAGCACCAGGCACGGCAACTCTTCGCAGAACACGGCATAGCGGTACCGGAGGCCGAGGTCATCGACCGCGCGGCCGACGCAAAGGAAGCAGCGGGCCGGCTCGGTGGCCGCGTCGTCGTCAAGGCGCAGGTGAAGACGGGTGGCCGGGGCAAGGCGGGTGGAGTCAAAATCGCAGCCGACCCGGCGGCCGCCGAACTGACTGCCCGCCAGATCCTCGGGATGGACATCAAGGGCCACACGGTGCGGACGGTGATGCTCGCCCAACCCGTGGACATCGAGGCCGAGTTCTACGTCAGTTACGTACTCGACCGAACCACCGGCACCTTCCTCGCCATCGCCTCCGCGGAGGGCGGCATGGAGATCGAGGAGGTCGCCGCGACCCGGCCGGAGGCAGTGGCCCGTATCCCGATCGACCCTGTCGAAGGAGTGACGGAACGCAGGGCCGCGCAGATCGCCGCAGCGGCAGCCCTACCGCCCGAGGCCGCCCCCGTGCTCCAGCGCCTGTGGCAGGTGCTCACCAGGGAGGACGCCCTGCTGGTCGAGGTCAACCCCCTGGTCCGTACGGTGGACGGCCGGATCCTCGCGCTCGACGGCAAGGTGACACTCGACGACAACGCCCTTTTCCGTCAGTCTCGTTGGGGAACAGAGAGCGATGACCCGCACGGCGACCCGCTGGAGACGGCGGCCGCGGCCAAGGGCCTCAACTACGTCAGACTCGACGGCGAGGTCGGCATCATCGGCAACGGCGCCGGACTGGTCATGTCCACCCTCGACGTCGTCGCCGGCTGCGGTGCCCGACCGGCCAATTTCCTCGACATCGGCGGCGGCGCCTCGGCAGGCATCATGGCCGACGGCCTCTCCGTCATCCTCTCCGACCCGGCGGTGAAGTCGGTCTTCGTCAACGTCTTCGGAGGCATCACCTCCTGCGACGCGGTCGCCGACGGCATCGTCCAGGCACTGCGGTCCGTACTCCTGACCAAACCCCTCGTCGTCCGCCTCGACGGCAACAACGCCGTCCGCGGCCGCGCGATCCTCGACGCACACGCGCACCCCCTGGTCGAGCAGGCCACCACGATGGACGGCGCCGCGCGCCGAGCAGCCCAACTGGCCGACGCAGCCTAA
- the frc gene encoding formyl-CoA transferase, whose product MTKALEGVRVLDMTHVQSGPSATQLLAWLGADVVKLEAPSGDITRKQLRDLPDVDSLYFTMLNCNKRSITLNTKSERGKEILTELIRRSDVMVENFGPGAVDRMGFTWERIQEINPRIVYASIKGFGEGPYTNFKAYEVVAQAMGGSMSTTGFEDGPPLATGAQIGDSGTGIHAVAGILAALFQRENTGRGQRVNVAMQHAVLNLCRVKLRDQQRLAHGPLAEYPNEDFGDEVPRSGNASGGGQPGWAVRCAPGGPNDYVYVIVQPVGWQPLASLIGRPELVDDPEWATPEARLPKLDKMFQLIEEWSATLPKWEVLERLNAHNIPCGPILSTQEIIEDESLVANEMVVQVEHPERGTFTTVGSPLKLSDSPVDVVTSPLLGEHNEEVYVGELGLGDEELRLLKTNGVI is encoded by the coding sequence ATGACCAAAGCTCTTGAGGGCGTGCGCGTCCTCGACATGACGCACGTTCAGTCCGGCCCCTCCGCCACCCAGCTGCTCGCCTGGCTCGGCGCCGACGTGGTGAAGCTCGAGGCGCCGAGCGGCGACATCACGCGCAAACAGCTGCGCGATCTGCCCGATGTCGACTCCCTGTACTTCACGATGCTCAACTGCAACAAGCGGAGCATCACCCTCAACACGAAGAGCGAGCGCGGCAAGGAGATCCTCACCGAACTGATCCGCCGCTCGGACGTGATGGTGGAGAACTTCGGGCCCGGCGCCGTCGACCGGATGGGATTCACCTGGGAACGGATCCAGGAGATCAATCCACGGATCGTGTACGCCTCCATCAAGGGGTTCGGTGAGGGCCCGTACACCAACTTCAAGGCGTACGAGGTCGTCGCCCAGGCCATGGGCGGCTCGATGTCCACCACCGGCTTCGAGGACGGTCCGCCGCTCGCGACCGGCGCGCAGATCGGCGACTCCGGAACCGGCATCCACGCGGTCGCGGGCATTCTGGCCGCGCTGTTCCAGCGCGAGAACACCGGACGCGGCCAGCGTGTCAACGTCGCCATGCAGCATGCGGTGCTCAACCTGTGCCGGGTGAAGCTCCGCGATCAACAGAGGCTGGCACACGGGCCGCTGGCGGAGTATCCGAACGAGGACTTCGGCGACGAGGTGCCGCGCAGCGGCAACGCGAGCGGCGGCGGGCAGCCCGGATGGGCGGTGAGGTGCGCGCCCGGCGGGCCCAACGACTACGTGTACGTCATCGTGCAGCCCGTCGGCTGGCAGCCCCTCGCCTCGCTCATCGGGCGCCCGGAACTGGTGGACGACCCCGAGTGGGCGACGCCCGAGGCCCGCCTGCCCAAGCTCGACAAGATGTTCCAGCTCATCGAGGAGTGGTCCGCGACGCTCCCCAAGTGGGAGGTGCTGGAGCGGCTGAACGCGCACAACATCCCGTGCGGCCCGATCCTCTCCACCCAGGAGATCATCGAGGACGAGTCCCTGGTCGCCAACGAGATGGTCGTCCAGGTGGAGCACCCGGAGCGCGGCACGTTCACCACCGTGGGCTCCCCGCTGAAGCTCTCCGACTCCCCGGTGGATGTGGTGACTTCGCCGCTGCTCGGCGAGCACAACGAAGAGGTGTACGTCGGTGAGCTGGGCCTCGGCGACGAGGAGCTGCGGCTGCTGAAGACGAACGGAGTCATCTGA